One Podarcis muralis chromosome 1, rPodMur119.hap1.1, whole genome shotgun sequence genomic window carries:
- the LOC114585191 gene encoding olfactory receptor 5G3-like: protein MSRENHSTIYEFILLGFTDSPELKILLFLFFLVVYLITIVGNLGMILLIRIDSRLHTPMYFFLSQLSFVDLCYSSVVTPKMLVDFVVKSKSISLPGCAAQMAMFCLFVATEAFILAAMAYDRYVAISKPLLYTVIMSRKICAQLMVGPYLAGLLNATTHTSLTFQLTFCKSTINHFFCDIPAVISLSCSDTSFNMMVLLGLSFTLGTLSGFIVLISYIYILAATLRIRSSEGRHKAFSTCFSHLTAVSLFFGSLFFIYVRPSSGSSEDEDKTVSMFYTVLIPMLNPLIYSLRNKDVKDAVKRVLRMKHFS from the coding sequence ATGTCAAGGGAAAATCACAGCACCATATATGAGTTCATACTTTTGGGCTTCACTGACTCACCAGAGCTGAAAATCTTGCTTTTCCTATTCTTCCTTGTAGTATACCTCATCACCATTGTGGGGAATCTTGGGATGATCCTTTTAATCAGGATCGATTCTCGACTTCAcacccccatgtacttcttcctcagcCAGCTGTCCTTCGTGGACCTCTGCTATTCTTCTGTCGTCACCCCTAAGATGTTGGTGGACTTTGTCGTGAAAAGCAAAAGCATTTCCTTGCCTGGATGTGCAGCACAGATGGCTATGTTTTGTCTCTTTGTGGCCACTGAAGCTTTCATTTTGGCAGCCATGGCTTACGATCGGTACGTAGCTATTTCCAAGCCTCTTCTCTATACAGTCATCATGTCCAGGAAAATTTGTGCCCAGCTGATGGTTGGACCCTATCTTGCAGGGCTACTAAATGCTACAACACACACCAGCTTAACTTTCCAGTTAACTTTCTGCAAGTCCACAatcaaccatttcttctgtgaCATCCCTGCAGTCATATCGCTCTCCTGCTCTGACACAAGTTTCAACATGAtggtgcttttgggtctctccttCACCCTTGGAACTCTCAGTGGCTTTATTGTCCTCATCTCCTACATCTACATCCTTGCAGCCACCTTGAGGATCCGCTCCAGTGAAGGGAGGCACAAGGCTTTCTCTACCTGCTTTTCCCACCTCACTGCTGTCTCTCTTTTCTTTGGGAGCCTCTTCTTCATTTATGTCCGGCCCAGCTCTGGCTCCTCAGAAGATGAAGACAAGACAGTCTCCATGTTCTACACTGTGCTGATCCCCATGTTAAACCCCTTGATCTACAGCCTAAGAAACAAAGATGTGAAAGACGCAGTCAAGAGGGTGCTTAGAATGAAACATTTCTCCTGA
- the LOC114601554 gene encoding olfactory receptor 5G9-like, translating to MIILIRISLQLHTPMYFFLSNLSFVDLCYSTVVTPKMLMDLVMKRKAISLTGCALQMWFFGLFLATECFLLAAMAYDRYMAISNPLLYTVIMSRRVCTQLIIAPYLLGVLNATTHTTLTFQLTFCHTNTINHFFCDIPAVISLSCSDTRLNKGVLFGLSCTFGIVSTSIIIVSYIYILTAILRIRSNKGRRKAFSTCSTHLTVVSIFYGTLFFIYVRPSSMSSADEDKMVSMFYTVMIPMLNPLIYSFRNKEVKDAVRRLARGKNLPMQ from the coding sequence ATGATCATTTTAATCAGGATTAGCTTGCAACTCCAcacccccatgtacttcttccttagCAACTTATCCTTTGTAGACCTCTGCTACTCGACTGTTGTCACTCCCAAGATGCTGATGGATTTGGTCATGAAAAGAAAAGCTATATCATTGACTGGCTGTGCTCTACAGATGTGGTTTTTTGGACTCTTTTTAGCCACTGAGTGTTTCCTCTTGGCAGCAATGGCATACGACCGATATATGGCCATTTCCAATCCACTTCTTTATACAGTAATCATGTCACGCAGAGTTTGCACCCAGCTGATAATCGCCCCGTACCTTTTAGGAGTACTGAATGCCACAACACACACAACCTTAACTTTTCAACTCACCTTCTGTCACACCAATACGatcaaccatttcttctgtgaCATCCCTGCAGTCATATCCCTCTCCTGTTCAGATACCAGACTCAACAAGGGGGTGCTTTTCGGTCTATCTTGTACCTTTGGCATTGTGAGTACCTCAATTATCATTGTCTCCTATATCTACATCCTCACGGCCATCCTGAGAATTCGCTCCAACAAGGGCAGGCGCAAAGCTTTCTCCACCTGCTCAACCCATCTCACGGTAGTGTCTATCTTTTATGGGACACTCTTCTTTATATATGTGCGCCCCAGCTCTATGTCTTCAGCTGATGAGGACAAGATGGTCTCTATGTTCTACACAGTTATGATCCCCATGCTGAACCCTCTGATCTACAGCTTCAGAAACAAAGAAGTGAAAGATGCAGTGAGGCGACTGGCCAGAGGGAAAAATCTTCCTATGCAATAA